A single region of the Vibrio cyclitrophicus genome encodes:
- a CDS encoding GTP-binding protein: protein MWKTPLAIIALMLVSLTGFASETEQEQAPLINVDMTLDLDGMEKYAQDASESLEVISQSLQAIVNNPNLSDDQQQALNQTVESINKLASSTKTSLNQLPQALDQSRVAFKQTSQTLLDDIQTKVIIALVAVVGVIIIALTAIYLLILKPMQQTLVKATHNISSMAQSIQITAEALKYSTEKQQKIMDYIEHSPTQYTDK from the coding sequence ATGTGGAAAACACCATTGGCCATCATTGCACTTATGTTGGTCTCACTGACAGGGTTTGCCTCTGAAACAGAACAAGAACAAGCCCCACTGATTAATGTCGATATGACCTTAGATCTCGATGGCATGGAAAAGTACGCCCAAGATGCGAGTGAGTCCCTTGAGGTGATATCGCAATCTTTGCAGGCGATCGTCAACAACCCAAACCTAAGCGACGACCAGCAACAAGCCCTAAATCAAACCGTTGAAAGCATCAATAAGCTTGCGAGCTCCACCAAGACCTCGCTCAATCAACTCCCACAAGCCTTAGATCAATCACGCGTCGCCTTTAAACAGACAAGCCAAACGCTACTTGATGATATACAAACCAAAGTCATCATCGCGTTGGTTGCCGTTGTCGGTGTAATTATTATCGCCCTGACCGCTATTTACTTGCTGATCCTCAAACCCATGCAGCAAACCTTGGTGAAAGCGACCCACAATATCTCTTCGATGGCGCAATCTATCCAGATCACCGCCGAAGCACTGAAATACAGCACTGAGAAACAACAGAAAATCATGGACTACATTGAACATTCACCGACTCAATACACTGATAAATAA